Part of the Salmo trutta chromosome 5, fSalTru1.1, whole genome shotgun sequence genome is shown below.
gttacgatgtcatttaggaccttgagcgtggctgaggtgcacccatgaccagctctgaaaccagattgcatagcggagagggtgcggtgggattcaaaatagtcggtaatctgtttgttgacttggctttcgaagaccttagaaaggcagggtaggatggatataggtctgtagcaacttgggtcaagagtgtcacctcctttgaagagggggatgacagcagctgctttccaatctatgggaatctcagacgacacgaaagagaggttgaacaggctagtaataggggttgcaataatttcggcagataattttagaaagaaagggtccagattgtcaagcccagctgatttgtaggggtccagattttgcagctctttcagaacatcagctgaatggatttgggagaaggagaaatgggggaggcttgggcgagtagctgtggggggtgcagtgctgttgaatgcagtaggggtagttaggtggaaagcatggccagccgtagaaaaatgcttattgaaattctcaattatagtgggcttatcggtggtgacagagtttcctatcctcagtgcagtgggcagttgggaggaggtgttcttattctccatggactttacaatgtcccagaacttttttgaatttgtgttgcaggaagcaaatttctgcttgaaaaagctagccttggcgtttctaactgcctgtgtatattggtttctaacttccctaaaaagttgcatatcgcgggggcagttcgatgctaatgcagaacgccacaggatatttttgtgttggttaagggcagtcaggtctggggagaaccaagggctatatctgttcctggttctaaatttcttgaaaggggcatgcttatttaagatggagaggaaggcatttttaaaaaataaccaggcatcctctactgacgggatgaggtcaatatccttccaggataccagggccaggtcgattagaaaggcttgctcgttgaaatgtttcagggagcgtttgacagtgatgagtggaggtcgtttgaccgctgacccattacgggtgcaggcaatgaggcagtgatcgctgagatcttggttgaaaacagcagaggtgtaattagagggcacattggttaggatgatatctatgagggtgccagtgtttgcggctttggggttgtacctggtgggttcattaataatttgtgtgagattgagggcatcaagcttggattgtagaatggctggggtgttaagcatgtcccagtttaggtcgcctagcagcacgagctctgaagatagatggggggcaatcagttcacatatggtgtccagagcacagctaggggccgaggggggtctatagcaggcggcaacggtgagagacttgtttttggagaggtggatttttaaaagtagaagttcaaattgtttgggtacagacctggatagcaggacagaactctgcaagctatctctgcagtagattgcaacaccgccccctttggtcgttctatcttgtctgaaaacgttgtagttagggatgaagatttcacagtttttggtggacttcctaagccaagattcagacacagccaggacatccgggttggcagagtgtgctaaagcagtgaataaaacaaacttagggaggaggcttctaatgttaacatgcatgaaaccaaggctattacggttacagaagtcatcaaaagagagcgcctggggagtaggtgtggagccaggcactgaagggcctggattcacctctacatccccagcggagcagagaaggataagtatgagggtacggctaaaagctataagaattggtcgtctgtgacgtccagaatagagagaaaaaggagcaggtatctgggggcgataaaatagcttcaaggtataatgtacagacaaaggtatggtgggatgtgagtacagaggaggtaaacctaggcatttagtgactatgagagagatattgtctctagaaatatcattgaaaccagaagatgtcatagcatgtgtgggtggaggaactgagaggttggataaggtataatgaacagggctagaggctctacagtgaaataagccaataaacactaaccagaacagcaatggacaaggcatattgacattaaggagaggcatgcttagccgagtgatcagagggtccagtgagaatcagacagctagccgggccataggtagcaagctggtggaagatgggagggaggtctgtttttagccgcctcgtgcgtttccgtctgtgggttagtggggttccgtgtggaaggggggacctgtccaagttggcaaaatagttagttatagtggcccaagaaaagtgtccgacagacctattcagatcgcagccgaaaagacagctaacgattagctggccgcagatgggcgatcaggttacgtctcgacggaggggccagttggaacaactccctcgggcagataacgtcggtgatccagtcgtgaagacccaatggggctccgcatcggcagtaaaacgggtcaggataggtgagttgtagcccaggagacacttcagctggctagctcaggagtagcccacgagtggctgacggaattcttcagctggctagctagctagctccgtaatagtgtgtgttaattccgagaccgacgttgccaatagtcactcaggtagcagctagttagctgcaagatccaggtgtaaatgtccagagcctgcggtagaaatcgaggaaaggagagagaataggtccgatatgctctggtctgagtcgcgctgtacaaaaactggcgatagcttttcgagctaatggatagctgaggacagctaaccgtagctagctgaacttcaacgttagccagtgaaaatagctaacctctggctagcttctgtcgtggaattcagatgaggtaaataatactttcttttttttttttaattgatgaggcgggttgcaggagagtgctttgaggttgagtatatagaataaaaaaaatgtaaaaagataagtgaagaaaaaaatatgtaaatatatatataaatatatatatatatacacgggacacgacaggacgtctgaactgctacgccatcttggaatgcagcccatgcaaaaaaaaaaaaatatctctaGCTTAACCTGACAGATTTGTATGTGGattttattattatgttactTAAATTTACGCACTGGTGCGTTTAAACATAGATTCATCATAGAGAGGGTACCTTCAGTGGCAGTTTTTCTTTAGGGGATCGCCGGATTCTGGTTGATATGACGCATCCTACACCAACTAAGAATAATCCACCAGTAACAATGCCCACAATGATGCCAACTAGTGATGCTGCAGCGATCCCCTTCTTCTCACCAATACCTGAgatgtcacacacatacacacacacacacacacacacacacacacacacacacacatttacatgacacacaaacacacacacacacatttacatgacatacacaaacacacatatacacacaaaaacaGCATTATCCACATTTTAGCttgatatataaatatatttttataatgATAGACGAATGCACAGAAAGTGGAAGTTAGTAAATTAGACTTACATATGTCCTCCATGCGTTGTGATCTGGCCTCTGCACTGACATGATTGTTGACGATACACTGGATGAATCCATTACCACTGGAGACGGTGATGTTGACCTCAGTGAGTGACAGAGAATCCTGGTACAGTGTGCACTGACCTCCATCACAGACAGAAAACATCCAGCCTGAACAATTCACTGTGATGTTACAAAGTCCTGTACTTGAGTTGGAGTAGGTCACCTGCATGGCTGGAATGGGAACAGCTTCTACAACAACCAATACAGATCAGAAAGATACATTTTACATGTATGACTGGTGAAGACACTTTAAAGGAGATTAGCTTTTTGAAACAAAGCAGAAACACATAGCAGACTACCAAAACACAAAAAATCACTAAACTCACCCAACACCTTAAATCTGTATGAAGACGTTGAATCTGACCAATCTATTTTCTTTGCATTTGCAATGTAAATTCCATTGTCTGTGTCCATAAAATTCTTAATGCACAGAGTGTGGTTCACTGGATTATAATCCACCTTCTCCTTGTATTTAGGAGAGATCTCTTTATCATCAACTATTACAGCACTATTGAACTTCCATCTAAGTCCTTTAAGTTCCTCAGGTGGTTCTGCAACAGCCAGACACACCGAACCTCCCTTCAACCCATACTGGTCTTTTGGAGGGAAATCAGCCCAGGTCcctaaagagagaggaagaggttcACTGGGCTCGGAGTTTGCACCTGTTTATTCAGATAGGGATAATCTTAATAAGTGTTAAtctagaaatacatgtttttactgagttacagttaatttaaggaaatcagtcaattgaaatacattttattacagacagaaatcctCCTCAGCactggatgtggaggtcttgtGCTGCAGTTGTGAGAccgtttggacgtactgccaaattatctaaaatgatgttggaggtggtttatggtagagaaattaacattaaattatctggcaacagctaaggtggacattcctgcaggaCATTCCTACTCCCTCAAAATTtaaggcatctgtggcattgtgtcgtgtgacaaaactgcacattttagagtcgccttttattgtccccagcacaaggtgcacctgtgtaatgatcatgctgtttaatcagcttcttgatatgccacacctgtcaggtggatggattatattggcaaaggagaaatgctcactaacagggatgtaaaccaatttgtacagaatttgagagaaataagctttttgttcatatggaacatttctttggaacttttatttcaggaccaaccctttacatgttgtgtttatatttttgttcagtataaaagcTTTCCACAACGCAATTCTCACATTACTTTTAATATGATTGTCTTctcatttctatttttttttttactatcacTGAATCCGACTACTCTTACTTAatacctcttaaggatccgccccttgtTTCAATTttagcctaaaatgacatacccaaacctaactgcctgtagctcaggccctgaagcaaggaaatGCATATTCTTgacaccatttgaaaggaaacactggtaaaagataatacaaagaaaaactgTATTTTTGGGGGTATTTCTTTTGTACCATTATCTtttaaatgcaagagaaaggccataatgtcgcataatgcaattagcatgaggttgtaagtaattattgttactctaactgcactgtccaatttacagtagctattgcagttaaataataaaatgctattgtttgaggagagtgcacagttatgaacttgaaacgttatcaataaaccaattaggcacatttgggcagtcttgatacaacactttgaacagaaatgcaatgattCATTGGATCTATCTAaatctttgcacatacactgctgccatctagtggccaaaatctaaattgtgccttgGCTGGAATAATAgattatgacctttctcttgcatttgaaAGATAAtggaacaaaaaatatatattaaaaaaacgattgttttttctttgtattatcttttaccagatcttggggaccttcaatgctgcagacatgtttaggtacccttccccagatcagtgcCTCGACACATTCCTGTCTCGGCAATAtagggacaattcctttgagctcatggcttggtttttactctgacatgcactgtcaactgtgggaccttatatagacaggtgtgtggttttccaaatcatgtccaatcaattaaatttaccacaggtggactccaatcaagttgtggaaacatctcaaggatgatcaatggaaacaggataaacctgagctcaatttcgagtctcatagcaaagggtctgaaaacacaTGTAAATTAGGGATTTatattttttagaataaggctgtaatgtaacaaaatgtggaaaaagtcaagggtctgaatactttccgaatgcactgtatatacacacctggaaAACGGTGATTATTACATGGCAGTCTACAACCATATACTGCATTACAGGTTGTTAtcggtcacgtcctgaccagtaaaagtaGTTGTTTGtcatagtatggtcagggcgtggcagcgggtgtttgttttgtgtgttttggtgtttttgatttttgttctatgttttttatATCTATGGTTAAatctagttgttctatttctatgttgtttttttggcatgacctccaattagaggcagctggttgtcattgtctctaattggaggccatatttagttgatgttgtttcacttgtgttttgtgggtggttgtttcctgtatagccCGTGTTGCCTTACGGAAATGTTtcgtcattttgttatttttgtttaagtgttcacattacttcaataaaagaagatgagcattcaacacgctgcgccttggtcccctttgtacgacccACGTTACAGTTATCAATAAGATGCAGAAGGTTTAATTGGCCTTCTGGGGGCAGTCTACAATCATATATTATTAAACTTTAGAAAGAAATAACTCTGTCATGACGTAAGAAATAAAATACAAAGATAACTACAATTGAGGACATATCTGTACTTGTCCTTGTCTTATTATTTAccagttttttttgttgtaagTGACGATTTATAAACAATAATTGGATACAATCCAGTATCGCCTTAAATTAAATGAATCACATGCATCTAGCACAGGGTCATAGGATATCTtgctttctgaaagcactgcaaGGGCTGCTGACCCAACCACACCAATGACACACACATCAAATATATGTGAATGTGTTTCATTAAAAACAAGCAGCATCAATATACGGTATCACACACCACGAAAAAACTAACAAGAAGTTAGAGAAAGCTAACTGTATTCCTAACTTTATCATGCAAGTAACACTTTAACACGCAATTACTGATGACTAGTCATTCTACAGTACATTCAACACACCATGTAAAAACCAACAAAGAAGTTAATTGTTTAACTGTATTCCTAACTGT
Proteins encoded:
- the LOC115194488 gene encoding uncharacterized protein LOC115194488 isoform X1: MSGGPLSCFSKQGILLLSILHYGTWADFPPKDQYGLKGGSVCLAVAEPPEELKGLRWKFNSAVIVDDKEISPKYKEKVDYNPVNHTLCIKNFMDTDNGIYIANAKKIDWSDSTSSYRFKVLEAVPIPAMQVTYSNSSTGLCNITVNCSGWMFSVCDGGQCTLYQDSLSLTEVNITVSSGNGFIQCIVNNHVSAEARSQRMEDICIGEKKGIAAASLVGIIVGIVTGGLFLVGVGCVISTRIRRSPKEKLPLKAIVPEVDNPVSAVPGRPEPQNTPGSEVTSIYVNAGRPGAVPAVAEGEEGHPGDKEYTSSEERKQLQSPPQAETLYSTLQIPVAAQRHPVGKGNNLKKPETVYYTIGDYPSILLRDPLMLL